A portion of the Oncorhynchus gorbuscha isolate QuinsamMale2020 ecotype Even-year linkage group LG19, OgorEven_v1.0, whole genome shotgun sequence genome contains these proteins:
- the LOC124005869 gene encoding pituitary tumor-transforming gene 1 protein-interacting protein-like, whose amino-acid sequence MNKTERGIMSSLLVVVTVTCVLVSRAECLTSTTPTPLNSCKTFSTCDSCIQNPKCLWCMTNDTCTDYPVSYILPPPAVCKLSQARWGVCWVNFEALIIAMAVLGGTIIISITVCCCCCCCCKKRQSGPDRDEERFARRREEIRQRADERKVERKVRHDDIRKKYGLVPDSDHPYSKFENE is encoded by the exons ATGAataaaacagagagaggaatcaTGAGCTCATTGCTTGTTGTTGTGACTGTAACCTGTGTCCTCGTTAGCCGAGCAGAATGTCTCACTAGTACTACGCCAACGCCATTGAATT CTTGCAAAACCTTCTCAACGTGTGACTCATGCATTCAAAACCCAAAG TGCCTGTGGTGCATGACCAACGACACCTGCACAGACTACCCAGTGAGCTACATTCTGCCTCCGCCTGCAGTGTGTAAACTGTCACAGGCACGATGGGGAGTGTGCTGGG TGAACTTCGAGGCCCTGATCATCGCCATGGCAGTGTTAGGCGGGACCATTATCATCAGCATCACagtctgttgctgctgctgctgttgctgcaaGAAACGTCAATCAGG gccagacagagatgaggagaggtttgccaggaggagagaggagatcagaCAGCGTGCTGATGAACG gaAGGTGGAGAGGAAGGTGAGGCATGATGACATCCGCAAGAAGTATG GTCTTGTCCCTGACTCTGACCACCCATACAGCAAGTTTGAAAATGAGTAA